One genomic segment of Tripterygium wilfordii isolate XIE 37 chromosome 9, ASM1340144v1, whole genome shotgun sequence includes these proteins:
- the LOC120006587 gene encoding zinc finger Ran-binding domain-containing protein 2-like, producing the protein MSSRPGDWNCRSCQHLNFQRRDSCQRCGEPRPSAGGGGDYFGGRGMMSSSSFGFNTGPDVRPGDWYCALAKCGAHNFASRSSCFKCGASKDFSSSDGDYESDLTSRMRAFGFSGGSGSGGGGGSSGRSGWKSGDWICTRSGCNEHNFASRMECFRCNAPRESGSKSSY; encoded by the exons ATGAGCAGTAGACCAGGAGATTGGAACTGTAGGTCATGCCAACACCTCAATTTCCAGCGGAGGGACTCGTGCCAACGGTGCGGGGAGCCAAGGCCTTCTGCCGGTGGCGGCGGAGACTACTTTGGTGGAAGAGGCATGATGAGCTCATCCTCTTTTGGGTTCAACACAGGCCCTGACGTGAGGCCCGGTGACTGGTACTGCGCCCTAGCCAAATGCGGTGCCCACAACTTCGCTAGCCGTTCTAGCTGCTTCAAGTGTGGCGCTTCAAAGGACTTCTCCTCCTCTGATGGTGATTATGAAAGCGATTTAACTTCTCGTATGAGGGCGTTTGGGTTCAGTGGTGGTAGTGGTAGTGGTGGCGGCGGCGGCAGCTCTGGTCGCTCTGGATGGAAATCTGGAGACTGGATTTGCACCAG GTCTGGCTGCAATGAGCACAATTTTGCTAGCAGGATGGAGTGTTTCAGGTGCAATGCTCCCAGAGAGTCTGGCAGCAAGTCTTCATATTAA
- the LOC120006450 gene encoding uncharacterized protein LOC120006450 has product MAAPSSSSPSTKSKGWISNLSSIASCIYFMLIILQIPLFRIPCRAGMCSTPIHVTSSQLIASEIFPVPVVKALLYPGAIANGIVTNITIPRWEDLLNIYNLTTVKEASAVTDLQRLEVLAGSYFSVAGALLGVLKPGRMSMFGTLLIVWGLVKEGILGKPVNTDPARAVYVYPTMLIALICAFSSVKYDLKKLTNKPPLRPVAKPLQSSSKPKLK; this is encoded by the exons ATGGCAGCTCCATCGTCGTCGTCACCGTCAACGAAGTCGAAGGGATGGATAAGCAATCTCTCATCGATAGCATCTTGCATATATTTTATGCTCATCATTCTACAGATCCCTCTTTTCAG GATTCCATGCAGAGCTGGCATGTGTTCGACTCCAATCCATGTTACATCTTCCCAATTGATTGCAAGTGAGATCTTCCCTGTTCCGGTTGTGAAAGCACTACTCTACCCAGGAGCCATTGCAAACGGCATTGTCACAAACATTACTATTCCGAGATGGGAAGATCTGTTAAACATCTATAACTTGACTACTGTGAAGGAAGCCTCGGCTGTAACTGATCTCCAACGCTTGGAG GTCCTTGCAGGAAGCTACTTTTCCGTGGCAGGAGCCCTTCTCGGGGTTCTAAAACCTGGTAGGATGAGCATGTTTGGGACACTACTAATAGTTTGGGGTCTTGTCAAGGAAGGAATCCTGGGAAAGCCAGTAAATACAGATCCTGCAAGGGCTGTCTACGTCTACCCAACAATGCTGATTGCCTTGATCTGTGCCTTTTCATCTGTCAAGTATGACTTGAAGAAACTTACGAACAAGCCCCCTCTTCGACCTGTTGCAAAGCCTCTGCAGAGCTCATCAAAACCTAAGTTGAAATGA
- the LOC120006449 gene encoding protein OVEREXPRESSOR OF CATIONIC PEROXIDASE 3-like isoform X1: protein MALASSLQTSMALRCLPASHGERLFVNLPQRSVLAFSRRTKNSAVTSSSFSPKKKKVGFRKRQESFPAEENEEDVDEDAFEALFGMLEEDLKKDGVTADDDEDISEEDLEKLQRELEEAFDDVDDVGILNSASGDMDREENTEEDADIDEEEEEPVKVKNWQLRRLARALKTGRRKTSIKSLAAELCLDRAVVLELLREPPPNLVMMSAVLPDHEPAPRVLEPETKTVLTVPEERDANNVKSETEEKLPVHARQQKWFAQKRLKKVQVETLERVYRRTKRPTNAMINSIVQVVNLPRKKVVKWFEDKRTEEGVPDRRLPYQRYRNREVSGLGRGSCFQDTDYMALWGGGCHHLIRTISKG, encoded by the exons ATGGCTTTAGCTTCATCACTACAGACTTCCATGGCACTTCGGTGTCTACCAGCTTCTCACGGTGAACGCCTCTTCGTGAACCTCCCTCAACGCTCTGTACTCGCCTTCTCTCGCCGAACCAAGAATTCTGCAGTCACGTCTTCCTCTTTTTCTCCTAAGAAAAAGAAG GTTGGATTTCGAAAACGACAGGAAAGTTTTCCGGCTGAAGAGAATGAGGAAGACGTAGACGAGGATGCTTTCGAGGCGCTCTTTGGCATGCTGGAAGAAGACCTTAAAAAAGACGGCGTAACGGCGGATGACGATGAGGATATTAGTGAAGAGGACCTTGAAAAACTTCAACGCGAGTTAGAGGAGGCatttgatgatgttgatgatgtggGGATACTCAATTCTGCTTCTGGTGATATGGATCGAGAAGAGAACACCGAAGAGGATGCTGACATTgacgaagaggaagaggaacCCGTGAAGGTTAAGAATTGGCAGCTTCGTAGACTGGCGCGAGCCTTAAAGACCGGCCGCCGCAAAACCAGT ATCAAAAGTCTTGCTGCGGAACTTTGTCTTGATAGAGCTGTTGTTCTAGAATTACTTCGAGAACCCCCTCCAAATCTTGTTATGATGAGCGCTGTTTTACCTGATCATGAACCTGCGCCAAGGGTATTAGAGCCTGAAACCAAAACAGTTTTAACTGTTCCTGAGGAGAGGGACGCGAATAATGTCAAATCTGAGACAGAGGAAAAATTGCCAGTTCATGCTAGGCAACAAAAATGGTTTGCTCAGAAAAGGCTGAAGAAAGTACAAGTTGAAACCCTGGAAAGGGTTTACAGAAGAACAAAACGACCCACT AATGCAATGATTAATAGCATTGTGCAAGTTGTTAATCTACCCCGCAAAAAAGTTGTGAAATGGTTTGAAGATAAGCGCACAGAAGAAGGGGTTCCAGACCGTCGTCTTCCCTATCAACG ATATAGGAATCGAGAGGTCAGCGGGTTGGGTAGAGGTTCATGCTTTCAAGACACAGACTACATGGCTCTCTGGG GTGGGGGGTGTCATCATTTGATCCGCACCATCTCCAAAGGCTAA
- the LOC120006449 gene encoding protein OVEREXPRESSOR OF CATIONIC PEROXIDASE 3-like isoform X2, whose protein sequence is MALASSLQTSMALRCLPASHGERLFVNLPQRSVLAFSRRTKNSAVTSSSFSPKKKKVGFRKRQESFPAEENEEDVDEDAFEALFGMLEEDLKKDGVTADDDEDISEEDLEKLQRELEEAFDDVDDVGILNSASGDMDREENTEEDADIDEEEEEPVKVKNWQLRRLARALKTGRRKTSIKSLAAELCLDRAVVLELLREPPPNLVMMSAVLPDHEPAPRVLEPETKTVLTVPEERDANNVKSETEEKLPVHARQQKWFAQKRLKKVQVETLERVYRRTKRPTNAMINSIVQVVNLPRKKVVKWFEDKRTEEGVPDRRLPYQRNTSCA, encoded by the exons ATGGCTTTAGCTTCATCACTACAGACTTCCATGGCACTTCGGTGTCTACCAGCTTCTCACGGTGAACGCCTCTTCGTGAACCTCCCTCAACGCTCTGTACTCGCCTTCTCTCGCCGAACCAAGAATTCTGCAGTCACGTCTTCCTCTTTTTCTCCTAAGAAAAAGAAG GTTGGATTTCGAAAACGACAGGAAAGTTTTCCGGCTGAAGAGAATGAGGAAGACGTAGACGAGGATGCTTTCGAGGCGCTCTTTGGCATGCTGGAAGAAGACCTTAAAAAAGACGGCGTAACGGCGGATGACGATGAGGATATTAGTGAAGAGGACCTTGAAAAACTTCAACGCGAGTTAGAGGAGGCatttgatgatgttgatgatgtggGGATACTCAATTCTGCTTCTGGTGATATGGATCGAGAAGAGAACACCGAAGAGGATGCTGACATTgacgaagaggaagaggaacCCGTGAAGGTTAAGAATTGGCAGCTTCGTAGACTGGCGCGAGCCTTAAAGACCGGCCGCCGCAAAACCAGT ATCAAAAGTCTTGCTGCGGAACTTTGTCTTGATAGAGCTGTTGTTCTAGAATTACTTCGAGAACCCCCTCCAAATCTTGTTATGATGAGCGCTGTTTTACCTGATCATGAACCTGCGCCAAGGGTATTAGAGCCTGAAACCAAAACAGTTTTAACTGTTCCTGAGGAGAGGGACGCGAATAATGTCAAATCTGAGACAGAGGAAAAATTGCCAGTTCATGCTAGGCAACAAAAATGGTTTGCTCAGAAAAGGCTGAAGAAAGTACAAGTTGAAACCCTGGAAAGGGTTTACAGAAGAACAAAACGACCCACT AATGCAATGATTAATAGCATTGTGCAAGTTGTTAATCTACCCCGCAAAAAAGTTGTGAAATGGTTTGAAGATAAGCGCACAGAAGAAGGGGTTCCAGACCGTCGTCTTCCCTATCAACG AAACACGAGTTGTGCTTGA
- the LOC120006347 gene encoding transcription factor HY5-like isoform X2, translating to MQDQATSSIAANSLPSSSERSSSSAFQIEVKEGLESDEEIRRVPEIGGEAVGTSSSGRNGGSTAGLDRAKATGEGGQRKRGRSPADKEHKRLKRLLRNRVSAQQARERKKAYLTELETRVKDLEKKNSELEERLSTLQNENQMLRHVCLITFAIKSSSSSSLFYEF from the exons ATGCAAGATCAAGCGACGAGTTCAATTGCGGCCAATTCTCTGCCGTCGAGCAGTGAAAGGTCTTCAAGCTCTGCTTTTCAAATTGAAGTCAAAGAAG GTTTGGAGAGTGACGAAGAGATCAGGAGGGTGCCGGAGATCGGAGGAGAAGCCGTCGGAACTTCCTCATCTGGTAGGAACGGCGGATCAACGGCCGGACTGGACCGCGCTAAGGCCACCGGCGAAGGTGGACAAAGAAAGAGAGGTAGAAGCCCAGCAGACAAGGAGCACAAGAGGCTTAAAAG GTTGTTGAGGAACAGAGTGTCAGCGCAGCAAGCAAGGGAGAGGAAGAAGGCTTACTTGACTGAGTTGGAAACAAGAGTCAAAGACTTGGAAAAGAAGAACTCGGAGCTGGAGGAGAGACTGTCCACGTTACAGAATGAGAATCAGATGCTTAGACATGTATGTCTCATCACCTTCGCCattaa atcatcatcatcatcatcattgtttTATGAATTCTAG
- the LOC120006347 gene encoding transcription factor HY5-like isoform X1, translated as MQDQATSSIAANSLPSSSERSSSSAFQIEVKEGLESDEEIRRVPEIGGEAVGTSSSGRNGGSTAGLDRAKATGEGGQRKRGRSPADKEHKRLKRLLRNRVSAQQARERKKAYLTELETRVKDLEKKNSELEERLSTLQNENQMLRHILKNTTASGSRRGGTTSGSNGDGSL; from the exons ATGCAAGATCAAGCGACGAGTTCAATTGCGGCCAATTCTCTGCCGTCGAGCAGTGAAAGGTCTTCAAGCTCTGCTTTTCAAATTGAAGTCAAAGAAG GTTTGGAGAGTGACGAAGAGATCAGGAGGGTGCCGGAGATCGGAGGAGAAGCCGTCGGAACTTCCTCATCTGGTAGGAACGGCGGATCAACGGCCGGACTGGACCGCGCTAAGGCCACCGGCGAAGGTGGACAAAGAAAGAGAGGTAGAAGCCCAGCAGACAAGGAGCACAAGAGGCTTAAAAG GTTGTTGAGGAACAGAGTGTCAGCGCAGCAAGCAAGGGAGAGGAAGAAGGCTTACTTGACTGAGTTGGAAACAAGAGTCAAAGACTTGGAAAAGAAGAACTCGGAGCTGGAGGAGAGACTGTCCACGTTACAGAATGAGAATCAGATGCTTAGACAT ATACTGAAGAACACTACTGCGAGTGGGAGCAGGAGAGGAGGAACTACTAGTGGTTCCAATGGTGATGGATCTTTATGA